One genomic window of Magnolia sinica isolate HGM2019 chromosome 3, MsV1, whole genome shotgun sequence includes the following:
- the LOC131240896 gene encoding probable serine/threonine-protein kinase At1g54610: MGCICCKPSAIEDSRESPRERVPSKLPSTERAPASSSSSYLRREETVRGGKERTERADSRNGRVTVFEKQGNGLDRVDGENPERIREKQAFIRYHHRLGVASIPKVMEGEQVAAGWPPWLAAVAGEAIIGWIPRRADSFEKLDKIGQGTYSNVYRARDLDNGKIVALKKVRFDNLEPESVRFMAREIHILRRLDHPNIVKLEGLVTSRMSCSLYLVFEYMEHDLAGLASCPGLKFTEPQVKCYMQQLLRGLDHCHSRNILHRDIKGSNLLIDNSGILKIADFGLASFFDPDRRHPLTSRVVTLWYRPPELLLGATDYGVAVDLWSTGCILAELYAGKPIMPGRTEVEQLHKIFKLCGSPAEDYWRKSKLPHATIFKPQQPYRRCVAETFKVFPAPALELMEILLSIDPADRGTAASALKSEFFTTRPLPCDPSSLPKYPPSKEFDAKVRDEEARRQNGGKVQRVDQERKGPRESRAIPAPDANAELALSIEKRQGQSNSKSRSEKFNPNLEEAASGFPIDPPRQARALEEASEDSQGHVRYRASHSGPLVHRGAWAKARKNEDDASNVSAEADLSALSDLVAARRKILSDDRREKSGSSNSESTNGRFAESGTEASESTRMHDRISCPKEDGKMSSKDPILLGYGSKGKKIHYSGPLLRPTGNVDQMLKDHDRQIQEVVRRARLDKARIRRLQAEGNQIPSKPYHSSSVPIVASGQEAV, translated from the exons ATGGGCTGCATTTGTTGCAAGCCTTCTGCGATCGAGGACAGTCGGGAGAGTCCGAGGGAGCGAGTGCCGAGTAAATTGCCGTCGACTGAACGGGCACcggcgtcttcttcttcttcttatttgagGAGAGAAGAAACCGTTCGTGGTGGAAAAGAGAGGACAGAGCGGGCGGATAGTCGAAATGGAAGGGTAACGGTTTTTGAGAAGCAAGGGAACGGTTTGGATCGAGTGGACGGAGAGAATCCGGAGAGGATAAGGGAAAAGCAGGCGTTTATTCGGTACCATCATCGTCTGGGAGTTGCAAGCATTCCGAAGGTTATGGAAGGGGAACAGGTCGCGGCGGGTTGGCCCCCTTGGCTTGCAGCGGTGGCCGGAGAAGCAATTATTGGGTGGATCCCGCGCCGTGCGGATTCTTTTGAGAAACTTGACAAA ATTGGCCAAGGAACATACAGTAACGTTTATAGGGCTCGTGATCTTGATAATGGAAAAATTGTTGCTTTGAAGAAAGTACGGTTTGATAACCTGGAGCCTGAAAGTGTTCGTTTTATGGCGAGAGAAATTCACATTCTCCGTAGACTTGATCATCCGAATATAGTAAAATTGGAAGGCTTGGTAACATCACGGATGTCTTGCAGCTTGTACCTTGTTTTTGAGTACATGGAGCATGATCTTGCTGGGCTTGCTTCTTGCCCTGGTCTGAAGTTCACAGAGCCACag GTTAAGTGTTACATGCAACAATTGCTGCGTGGACTTGATCATTGTCATAGTCGCAATATTCTACATCGAGACATTAAGGGTTCGAATCTTCTAATTGACAATAGCGGCATCTTGAAGATAGCAGATTTTGGCTTGGCAAGTTTTTTTGATCCTGATCGAAGGCACCCATTGACAAGCCGTGTAGTTACTTTATGGTATAGACCACCAGAGCTTCTGCTTGGGGCCACTGACTATGGGGTTGCAGTGGATTTGTGGAGTACTGGTTGCATACTTGCAGAATTGTATGCAGGCAAGCCTATCATGCCTGGAAGAACAGAG GTGGAACAATTGCATAAAATTTTCAAGCTTTGTGGCTCACCAGCTGAGGATTATTGGAGAAAATCAAAATTGCCACATGCAACCATTTTCAAACCACAACAGCCTTATAGACGATGTGTTGCGGAAACATTCAAAGTCTTCCCTGCGCCAGCTTTAGAGCTTATGGAAATTCTTCTTTCCATTGACCCGGCAGATCGTGGGACTGCAGCTTCTGCCCTAAAGAGTGAG TTCTTTACAACAAGACCACTTCCTTGTGATCCTTCAAGCTTGCCCAAATATCCTCCAAGCAAAGAATTTGATGCAAAAGTACGGGATGAGGAAGCTAGAAG GCAAAATGGTGGCAAAGTGCAGAGGGTTGACCAAGAGAGGAAAGGACCAAGAGAATCTAGAGCAATTCCGGCACCTGATGCCAATGCTGAGTTAGCCTTGTCAATAGAG AAAAGACAAGGCCAATCCAATTCCAAGAGCCGTAGTGAGAAATTTAATCCCAATCTGGAGGAAGCTGCTTCTGGCTTCCCAATTGACCCACCGAGACAAGCTCGGGCCTTAGAAGAAGCAAGTGAAGATTCTCAGGGGCATGTACGTTATAGAGCTTCACATTCAGGGCCATTAGTTCACCGGGGTGCATGGGCAAAGGCCCGAAAGAATGAGGATGATGCTTCAAATGTTTCGGCTGAGGCTGATTTGTCAGCCTTGTCTGATTTGGTAGCAGCTAGGAGGAAGATATTATCCGATGATCGCAGGGAGAAAAGTGGTTCTTCTAACTCAGAATCCACGAACGGAAGGTTTGCTGAATCTGGCACTGAGGCCTCTGAATCGACCAGAATGCATGATCGGATATCTTgcccaaaagaagatggaaaaatGAGCAGTAAGGACCCTATTTTG CTGGGTTATGGCTCAAAGGGGAAAAAGATCCACTACTCGGGACCATTGCTACGTCCGACGGGTAATGTTGATCAGATGCTCAAGGACCATGATCGCCAGATCCAAGAAGTTGTACGGCGAGCACGGCTCGACAAGGCAAGAATCAGGAGACTTCAGGCTGAAGGGAACCAGATTCCGTCCAAGCCTTATCATTCTAGCAGTGTTCCAATTGTTGCCTCTGGACAGGAAGCTGTGTAA